One part of the Raphanus sativus cultivar WK10039 chromosome 7, ASM80110v3, whole genome shotgun sequence genome encodes these proteins:
- the LOC130497721 gene encoding S-protein homolog 21-like, whose protein sequence is MNNLLIILILLGMCIDLSNGMLGESKVTLSNQLEHNKLLKILCDNDEGEQLVKIGEEYKFTFGDNFLKTTRYSCKVSQGPDNFKHRQEFVAYDASWSKALEATCKWIAREDGIYFSLDGNPPLKRYEWDGPHLLNN, encoded by the coding sequence ATGAACAATCTCTTGATAATACTGATCCTTTTGGGCATGTGCATCGACTTAAGCAATGGTATGCTAGGAGAAAGCAAAGTCACATTAAGCAACCAGTTGGAACACAACAAACTCCTCAAGATTCTTTGTGACAACGACGAGGGAGAGCAGCTTGTAAAAATCGGCGAAGAATACAAATTTACTTTTGGtgataattttcttaaaacGACCCGTTACTCGTGTAAAGTGTCCCAAGGTCCTGATAACTTCAAACATCGCCAAGAATTTGTGGCGTACGACGCGTCATGGAGCAAAGCTCTTGAGGCTACATGTAAGTGGATTGCTAGAGAAGATGGTATCTACTTTTCTCTAGATGGAAACCCTCCTCTGAAGAGATATGAGTGGGATGGTCCTCACCTCCTTAATAACTAG
- the LOC108814355 gene encoding SHUGOSHIN 2 isoform X3, with translation MSSATVLDEDNPAAKEVRIHKDPLMSSAQRRKLSDISNLEQMKTQKQQQQQAMLFSSKEYAEKLEKENMTLMKALAHRNKIIELSGVEIQKLRINLRNVQEKNLQLAQANSHMLAELNANRDSLKLLQHELCCKNVLLEARKRKTEEQGLPSTDNDSKDKAHDVNHKDTKRKRTSMIKPSESSVVKPIQGKENVNSKRRVSGVIDTTVIPEVTCQTEEDAEKGFVSQGTNQIADNIVSNKFVLDAANPVKDGVNSKRQCVRRKSTRFDVQATEQTETVLEMDVAKDTKETARISLKRRSARLRPEEAEPCKSFHERDELKETVKGRRVSSRKQSARFDLQETEVTGTLNADDAGKASGVIDTTVIPEITCQAEYDAEKGFDSQGTNQIVDNIDNIVNEKFVLDPANPIKGSVHSNRPCVRKKSTRVNVQVAEQTETVLKMDDAKETKETARLSLRRVSARLRPKEAEPCKSFHEIDEVEETIKTRRVSSKQQSARFDLQEPEVTGTLNAADAGSLVSDGSEAVEPSESRQDTKDTNGKCRVTTRRQSAKCISQTATETGGAIKDVVTDPSISINTVQESDVLPSTVSPEDLEKESKNKPEAEETGGMMRRASMRRASRHAAEKVQSYREVSLKVKLRREC, from the exons ATGAGCTCCGCCACAGTTCTCGACGAAGATAATCCTGCTGCCAAAG AGGTTCGTATTCATAAGGACCCTTTGATGAGCAGTGCACAGAGGAGAAAGCTGTCGGATATTAGCAATTTGGAGCAAATGAAGACgcagaagcagcagcagcagcaagcTATGCTCTTCTCTTCTAAAGAATATGCTGAGAAGCTTGAAAAG GAAAACATGACACTGATGAAAGCTCTAGCACACAGAAA TAAAATTATTGAGCTGAGCGGTgttgagattcagaaactgagGATTAACTTACGGAATGTGCAGGAAAAGAATTTGCAGCTTGCACAGGCTAACAGTCATATGTTGGCG GAACTCAATGCAAACAGAGACAGC CTCAAGCTACTTCAGCATGAACTTTGCTGCAAGAATGTATTACTCGAAGCCAGGAAAAGGAAGACTGAG GAGCAAGGACTTCCATCTACAGATAACGATTCGAAAGATAAG GCGCATGATGTGAATCACAAAGATACAAAGAGAAAGCGAACGTCAATGATAAAAC CCTCAGAAAGCTCCGTTGTTAAGCCAATACAGGGTAAAGAGAACGTCAACAGTAAAAG GAGAGTTTCTGGAGTCATAGATACTACTGTTATCCCTGAAGTAACCTGTCAGACTGAAGAAGACGCTGAAAAAGGGTTTGTCTCTCAAGGGACAAACCAAATTGCTGACAATATTGTCAGCAATAAGTTTGTTCTTGATGCAGCTAACCCGGTAAAAGACGGTGTCAATAGCAAGAG GCAATGTGTACGAAGGAAATCTACCAGGTTTGATGTTCAAGCAACTGAACAAACGGAAACAGTGCTTGAGATGGATGTTGCCAAAGACACTAAAGAAACCGCAAG GATTTCTTTGAAAAGACGGTCTGCTCGGTTAAGGCCGGAAGAAGCTGAACCATGTAAAAGCTTCCATGAGAGAGACGAACTCAAGGAGACAGTCAAGGGGAGAAG AGTATCTTCAAGGAAACAGTCTGCAAGGTTTGATTTACAAGAAACGGAAGTGACTGGAACCTTGAATGCTGATGATGCAGG GAAAGCTTCTGGAGTCATAGATACTACTGTTATTCCCGAGATAACCTGTCAGGCTGAATATGACGCTGAAAAAGGGTTTGATTCTCAAGGGACAAATCAAATAGTTGACAACATTGACAATATTGTCAACGAGAAGTTTGTTCTTGATCCAGCTAACCCGATAAAAGGCAGTGTGCATAGCAACAG GCCATGTGTACGAAAGAAATCTACCAGGGTTAATGTGCAAGTAGCTGAACAAACAGAAACAGTGCTTAAGATGGATGATGCCAAAGAAACTAAAGAAACCGCAAG GCTTTCTTTGAGAAGAGTGTCAGCTCGGTTAAGGCCCAAAGAAGCTGAACCATGTAAAAGCTTCCATGAGATAGACGAAGTCGAGGAGACGATCAAGACTAGAAG AGTCTCTTCAAAACAACAGTCTGCAAGGTTTGATTTACAAGAACCGGAAGTGACTGGAACCTTGAATGCTGCTGATGCAGG AAGCTTAGTAAGCGATGGATCTGAAGCTGTAGAACCATCTGAAAGCAGACAGGACACAAAGGATACAAACGGAAAATGCAG GGTCACAACCAGAAGGCAATCAGCAAAGTGTATATCTCAAACAGCTACAGAAACCGGTGGAGCCATCAAAGATGTAGTGACAGACCCGTCTATAAGCATTAACACAGTCCAAGAGAGTGATGTTTTACCATCGACGGTTTCTCCGGAAGACCTTGAAAAGGAATCAAAGAACAAGCCTGAAGCTGAGGAAACCGGAGGAATGATGAGAAGAGCATCTATGAGAAGAGCATCAAGACATGCAGCAGAGAAAGTCCAATCATACAGAGAAGTCTCACTTAAAGTGAAGTTGCGGCGAGAATGCTGA
- the LOC108814355 gene encoding SHUGOSHIN 2 isoform X2 encodes MSSATVLDEDNPAAKEVRIHKDPLMSSAQRRKLSDISNLEQMKTQKQQQQQAMLFSSKEYAEKLEKENMTLMKALAHRNKIIELSGVEIQKLRINLRNVQEKNLQLAQANSHMLAELNANRDSLKLLQHELCCKNVLLEARKRKTEEQGLPSTDNDSKDKVPSNVSDGHCEPFQAHDVNHKDTKRKRTSMIKPSESSVVKPIQGKENVNSKRRVSGVIDTTVIPEVTCQTEEDAEKGFVSQGTNQIADNIVSNKFVLDAANPVKDGVNSKRQCVRRKSTRFDVQATEQTETVLEMDVAKDTKETARISLKRRSARLRPEEAEPCKSFHERDELKETVKGRRVSSRKQSARFDLQETEVTGTLNADDAGKASGVIDTTVIPEITCQAEYDAEKGFDSQGTNQIVDNIDNIVNEKFVLDPANPIKGSVHSNRPCVRKKSTRVNVQVAEQTETVLKMDDAKETKETARLSLRRVSARLRPKEAEPCKSFHEIDEVEETIKTRRVSSKQQSARFDLQEPEVTGTLNAADAGSLVSDGSEAVEPSESRQDTKDTNGKCRVTTRRQSAKCISQTATETGGAIKDVVTDPSISINTVQESDVLPSTVSPEDLEKESKNKPEAEETGGMMRRASMRRASRHAAEKVQSYREVSLKVKLRREC; translated from the exons ATGAGCTCCGCCACAGTTCTCGACGAAGATAATCCTGCTGCCAAAG AGGTTCGTATTCATAAGGACCCTTTGATGAGCAGTGCACAGAGGAGAAAGCTGTCGGATATTAGCAATTTGGAGCAAATGAAGACgcagaagcagcagcagcagcaagcTATGCTCTTCTCTTCTAAAGAATATGCTGAGAAGCTTGAAAAG GAAAACATGACACTGATGAAAGCTCTAGCACACAGAAA TAAAATTATTGAGCTGAGCGGTgttgagattcagaaactgagGATTAACTTACGGAATGTGCAGGAAAAGAATTTGCAGCTTGCACAGGCTAACAGTCATATGTTGGCG GAACTCAATGCAAACAGAGACAGC CTCAAGCTACTTCAGCATGAACTTTGCTGCAAGAATGTATTACTCGAAGCCAGGAAAAGGAAGACTGAG GAGCAAGGACTTCCATCTACAGATAACGATTCGAAAGATAAG GTTCCATCAAACGTTTCTGATGGGCATTGCGAACCTTTTCAGGCGCATGATGTGAATCACAAAGATACAAAGAGAAAGCGAACGTCAATGATAAAAC CCTCAGAAAGCTCCGTTGTTAAGCCAATACAGGGTAAAGAGAACGTCAACAGTAAAAG GAGAGTTTCTGGAGTCATAGATACTACTGTTATCCCTGAAGTAACCTGTCAGACTGAAGAAGACGCTGAAAAAGGGTTTGTCTCTCAAGGGACAAACCAAATTGCTGACAATATTGTCAGCAATAAGTTTGTTCTTGATGCAGCTAACCCGGTAAAAGACGGTGTCAATAGCAAGAG GCAATGTGTACGAAGGAAATCTACCAGGTTTGATGTTCAAGCAACTGAACAAACGGAAACAGTGCTTGAGATGGATGTTGCCAAAGACACTAAAGAAACCGCAAG GATTTCTTTGAAAAGACGGTCTGCTCGGTTAAGGCCGGAAGAAGCTGAACCATGTAAAAGCTTCCATGAGAGAGACGAACTCAAGGAGACAGTCAAGGGGAGAAG AGTATCTTCAAGGAAACAGTCTGCAAGGTTTGATTTACAAGAAACGGAAGTGACTGGAACCTTGAATGCTGATGATGCAGG GAAAGCTTCTGGAGTCATAGATACTACTGTTATTCCCGAGATAACCTGTCAGGCTGAATATGACGCTGAAAAAGGGTTTGATTCTCAAGGGACAAATCAAATAGTTGACAACATTGACAATATTGTCAACGAGAAGTTTGTTCTTGATCCAGCTAACCCGATAAAAGGCAGTGTGCATAGCAACAG GCCATGTGTACGAAAGAAATCTACCAGGGTTAATGTGCAAGTAGCTGAACAAACAGAAACAGTGCTTAAGATGGATGATGCCAAAGAAACTAAAGAAACCGCAAG GCTTTCTTTGAGAAGAGTGTCAGCTCGGTTAAGGCCCAAAGAAGCTGAACCATGTAAAAGCTTCCATGAGATAGACGAAGTCGAGGAGACGATCAAGACTAGAAG AGTCTCTTCAAAACAACAGTCTGCAAGGTTTGATTTACAAGAACCGGAAGTGACTGGAACCTTGAATGCTGCTGATGCAGG AAGCTTAGTAAGCGATGGATCTGAAGCTGTAGAACCATCTGAAAGCAGACAGGACACAAAGGATACAAACGGAAAATGCAG GGTCACAACCAGAAGGCAATCAGCAAAGTGTATATCTCAAACAGCTACAGAAACCGGTGGAGCCATCAAAGATGTAGTGACAGACCCGTCTATAAGCATTAACACAGTCCAAGAGAGTGATGTTTTACCATCGACGGTTTCTCCGGAAGACCTTGAAAAGGAATCAAAGAACAAGCCTGAAGCTGAGGAAACCGGAGGAATGATGAGAAGAGCATCTATGAGAAGAGCATCAAGACATGCAGCAGAGAAAGTCCAATCATACAGAGAAGTCTCACTTAAAGTGAAGTTGCGGCGAGAATGCTGA
- the LOC108814215 gene encoding cytochrome P450 84A4, with protein sequence MYTPMTLILLVPLLLFLYWHLLSRRLRLRKSYPPGPKGLPIIGNILMMNQFNHRGLAKLSRTYGGLLHLRLGLSHLFVVSSPQITRQVLQVQDHVFSNRPTTIAIRYLTYGQSDLAFGNYGPFWRRMRKLYVMMLFSHKRAESWASVDEEVHKAVRFVAANVGKPLNICKVAFSLTRDITFRAAFGSSSSTSDEGRLDEFLEIIQEFSKLFGEFNVADYVPSWLSWIDPQGINKRVERARKSLDCFVESIINDHLDKKKTENNVDVDEETDMVDQLLAFYKEEVKVKDSETKINLNNIKGIIMDVMFGGTETVALAIEWVLTELLRSPENMKRVQEELATVVGLERWSVEDTHLEKLTFLKCVLKETLRLHPPFPLLLHETVEDAEVSGYSIPKRSRVMVNTYALGRDPNSWSDPKIFNPSRFLDPGAPDLKGNSFEFIPFGSGRRSCPGMQLGLYAFELAVAHLLHCFTWKLPNGVKPGDVDTIEGPGLTVPKANSLVAVPTTRLLSPIVLESHNV encoded by the exons ATGTATACTCCAATGACTCTCATCCTTCTCGTCCCTCTTCTACTTTTCCTTTACTGGCACCTCCTTTCACGGCGGCTAAGGTTGCGGAAATCATACCCTCCCGGCCCAAAAGGCTTACCTATCATTGGCAATATACTCATGATGAACCAATTCAACCACCGTGGCCTGGCCAAACTCAGCCGCACATACGGCGGATTACTTCACCTCCGTCTCGGACTTTCCCATCTTTTCGTAGTCTCCTCTCCTCAAATCACACGTCAAGTCCTCCAAGTTCAAGACCACGTTTTCTCGAACCGTCCAACCACAATAGCAATCCGTTACTTGACCTACGGTCAATCCGACCTAGCATTCGGCAATTATGGCCCGTTCTGGCGTAGGATGAGAAAACTCTACGTCATGATGCTCTTTAGCCATAAACGAGCTGAGTCGTGGGCCTCTGTCGACGAAGAGGTCCACAAAGCAGTCCGTTTTGTAGCGGCCAATGTCGGAAAACCACTAAACATATGCAAAGTCGCTTTCTCCTTGACAAGAGATATAACGTTCCGAGCAGCGTTCGGCTCTTCCTCGTCAACTTCTGACGAAGGCAGACTAGATGAGTTCCTTGAGATCATACAAGAGTTCTCTAAGCTCTTTGGTGAGTTCAACGTAGCGGATTACGTCCCGTCCTGGCTTAGTTGGATCGACCCGCAAGGGATAAACAAGCGGGTCGAGAGAGCTCGAAAATCTCTAGACTGTTTCGTTGAGTCAATCATCAATGATCATTTAGACAAGAAGAAGACAGAAAACAACGTTGACGTTGACGAGGAGACCGATATGGTTGACCAGTTACTTGCGTTCTACAAAGAAGAAGTCAAAGTCAAGGACTCGGAGACCAAAATCAATCTCAACAACATAAAGGGCATCATCATG GATGTGATGTTCGGAGGAACTGAGACGGTGGCATTAGCAATCGAGTGGGTACTAACCGAGCTACTCCGGAGCCCCGAGAACATGAAACGGGTCCAGGAGGAGCTAGCGACTGTGGTCGGGCTTGAGCGGTGGAGCGTAGAAGACACACACCTTGAGAAGCTCACTTTCCTAAAATGTGTACTCAAAGAGACCCTCCGGCTCCACCCGCCGTTCCCTCTCCTCCTCCACGAGACGGTGGAGGACGCCGAGGTCTCCGGTTACTCCATTCCCAAGAGATCACGTGTGATGGTCAACACCTACGCTCTCGGGCGTGACCCGAATTCCTGGTCtgacccaaaaatatttaaccCGAGTAGGTTCTTGGACCCAGGTGCTCCTGATCTCAAAGGGAACAGTTTCGAGTTCATTccgttcgggtcgggtcggagATCGTGTCCGGGTATGCAACTCGGGTTGTACGCTTTTGAGCTTGCGGTTGCTCATCTACTACACTGCTTCACGTGGAAGTTACCAAACGGTGTGAAACCCGGTGATGTGGACACCATCGAAGGGCCTGGTCTCACCGTTCCTAAGGCGAACTCTCTTGTAGCAGTGCCGACCACGCGCCTCCTCTCTCCCATCGTCTTGGAAAGCCACAATGTTTAA
- the LOC108814355 gene encoding SHUGOSHIN 2 isoform X1, translating into MSSATVLDEDNPAAKEVRIHKDPLMSSAQRRKLSDISNLEQMKTQKQQQQQAMLFSSKEYAEKLEKENMTLMKALAHRNKIIELSGVEIQKLRINLRNVQEKNLQLAQANSHMLAELNANRDSLKLLQHELCCKNVLLEARKRKTEEQGLPSTDNDSKDKAHDVNHKDTKRKRTSMIKRKLFIISSLLILEVYFFAYLPYVVSFSASESSVVKPIQGKENVNSKRRVSGVIDTTVIPEVTCQTEEDAEKGFVSQGTNQIADNIVSNKFVLDAANPVKDGVNSKRQCVRRKSTRFDVQATEQTETVLEMDVAKDTKETARISLKRRSARLRPEEAEPCKSFHERDELKETVKGRRVSSRKQSARFDLQETEVTGTLNADDAGKASGVIDTTVIPEITCQAEYDAEKGFDSQGTNQIVDNIDNIVNEKFVLDPANPIKGSVHSNRPCVRKKSTRVNVQVAEQTETVLKMDDAKETKETARLSLRRVSARLRPKEAEPCKSFHEIDEVEETIKTRRVSSKQQSARFDLQEPEVTGTLNAADAGSLVSDGSEAVEPSESRQDTKDTNGKCRVTTRRQSAKCISQTATETGGAIKDVVTDPSISINTVQESDVLPSTVSPEDLEKESKNKPEAEETGGMMRRASMRRASRHAAEKVQSYREVSLKVKLRREC; encoded by the exons ATGAGCTCCGCCACAGTTCTCGACGAAGATAATCCTGCTGCCAAAG AGGTTCGTATTCATAAGGACCCTTTGATGAGCAGTGCACAGAGGAGAAAGCTGTCGGATATTAGCAATTTGGAGCAAATGAAGACgcagaagcagcagcagcagcaagcTATGCTCTTCTCTTCTAAAGAATATGCTGAGAAGCTTGAAAAG GAAAACATGACACTGATGAAAGCTCTAGCACACAGAAA TAAAATTATTGAGCTGAGCGGTgttgagattcagaaactgagGATTAACTTACGGAATGTGCAGGAAAAGAATTTGCAGCTTGCACAGGCTAACAGTCATATGTTGGCG GAACTCAATGCAAACAGAGACAGC CTCAAGCTACTTCAGCATGAACTTTGCTGCAAGAATGTATTACTCGAAGCCAGGAAAAGGAAGACTGAG GAGCAAGGACTTCCATCTACAGATAACGATTCGAAAGATAAG GCGCATGATGTGAATCACAAAGATACAAAGAGAAAGCGAACGTCAATGATAAAACGTAAACTGTTTATCATATCTTCATTGTTGATTCTAGAGGTTTATTTTTTTGCATACTTACCCTATGTCGTTTCATTTTCAGCCTCAGAAAGCTCCGTTGTTAAGCCAATACAGGGTAAAGAGAACGTCAACAGTAAAAG GAGAGTTTCTGGAGTCATAGATACTACTGTTATCCCTGAAGTAACCTGTCAGACTGAAGAAGACGCTGAAAAAGGGTTTGTCTCTCAAGGGACAAACCAAATTGCTGACAATATTGTCAGCAATAAGTTTGTTCTTGATGCAGCTAACCCGGTAAAAGACGGTGTCAATAGCAAGAG GCAATGTGTACGAAGGAAATCTACCAGGTTTGATGTTCAAGCAACTGAACAAACGGAAACAGTGCTTGAGATGGATGTTGCCAAAGACACTAAAGAAACCGCAAG GATTTCTTTGAAAAGACGGTCTGCTCGGTTAAGGCCGGAAGAAGCTGAACCATGTAAAAGCTTCCATGAGAGAGACGAACTCAAGGAGACAGTCAAGGGGAGAAG AGTATCTTCAAGGAAACAGTCTGCAAGGTTTGATTTACAAGAAACGGAAGTGACTGGAACCTTGAATGCTGATGATGCAGG GAAAGCTTCTGGAGTCATAGATACTACTGTTATTCCCGAGATAACCTGTCAGGCTGAATATGACGCTGAAAAAGGGTTTGATTCTCAAGGGACAAATCAAATAGTTGACAACATTGACAATATTGTCAACGAGAAGTTTGTTCTTGATCCAGCTAACCCGATAAAAGGCAGTGTGCATAGCAACAG GCCATGTGTACGAAAGAAATCTACCAGGGTTAATGTGCAAGTAGCTGAACAAACAGAAACAGTGCTTAAGATGGATGATGCCAAAGAAACTAAAGAAACCGCAAG GCTTTCTTTGAGAAGAGTGTCAGCTCGGTTAAGGCCCAAAGAAGCTGAACCATGTAAAAGCTTCCATGAGATAGACGAAGTCGAGGAGACGATCAAGACTAGAAG AGTCTCTTCAAAACAACAGTCTGCAAGGTTTGATTTACAAGAACCGGAAGTGACTGGAACCTTGAATGCTGCTGATGCAGG AAGCTTAGTAAGCGATGGATCTGAAGCTGTAGAACCATCTGAAAGCAGACAGGACACAAAGGATACAAACGGAAAATGCAG GGTCACAACCAGAAGGCAATCAGCAAAGTGTATATCTCAAACAGCTACAGAAACCGGTGGAGCCATCAAAGATGTAGTGACAGACCCGTCTATAAGCATTAACACAGTCCAAGAGAGTGATGTTTTACCATCGACGGTTTCTCCGGAAGACCTTGAAAAGGAATCAAAGAACAAGCCTGAAGCTGAGGAAACCGGAGGAATGATGAGAAGAGCATCTATGAGAAGAGCATCAAGACATGCAGCAGAGAAAGTCCAATCATACAGAGAAGTCTCACTTAAAGTGAAGTTGCGGCGAGAATGCTGA
- the LOC108814217 gene encoding zinc finger protein ZAT6 yields the protein MALEALTSPRLASPVPILFQDSAVGFHGSKGKRSKRSRSDFDRSLTEDEYIALCLMLLARDGNRNRDLDLPSSSSSPPLLPTPTPTTSYKCSVCDKAFSSYQALGGHKASHRKNSSQTQSSGGDEKSTSSAVTIASHGGGGGGGIVKPHVCTICNKSFATGQALGGHKRCHYEGKNGGVASSSLSVSEGVGSTSHVSSGSHHHQHHHRGFDLNIPPIPEFSTVNGEEEVMSPMPTTKKLRLE from the coding sequence ATGGCACTCGAAGCTCTTACTTCGCCTAGATTAGCCTCTCCTGTTCCAATTCTGTTTCAAGATTCTGCAGTTGGCTTCCATGGTAGCAAAGGCAAGCGATCTAAGCGGTCAAGATCCGACTTCGACCGCAGTCTCACGGAGGATGAATATATAGCTTTATGTCTCATGCTTCTTGCTCGCGACGGGAATCGAAACCGTGACCTTGACctgccttcttcttcttcatcgccgcctctccttcctactcctacTCCTACTACTAGCTACAAGTGCAGCGTCTGCGACAAGGCGTTTTCTTCTTACCAAGCTCTCGGCGGGCACAAGGCGAGTCACCGGAAAAACTCATCGCAGACTCAGTCTAGCGGAGGAGATGAGAAATCCACGTCCTCCGCGGTAACCATCGCTAGccacggcggcggcggcggaggaggaatTGTGAAGCCTCACGTCTGCACGATCTGTAACAAGTCTTTCGCGACGGGTCAAGCTCTCGGCGGCCACAAACGGTGCCATTACGAAGGCAAAAACGGCGGCGTTGCAAGCAGTAGCTTGTCCGTTTCCGAAGGCGTGGGGTCCACAAGCCACGTCAGCAGCGGCAGCCATCATCACCAACACCACCACCGTGGGTTTGACCTCAACATCCCGCCGATACCGGAGTTCTCGACGGTCAACGGAGAAGAAGAGGTGATGAGCCCCATGCCGACGACCAAGAAACTGAGGCTCGAGTAG
- the LOC108816248 gene encoding probable pectate lyase 18, with translation MVAHERVHILQKPTCIWMIWFCLLVSISHHGISSYSLSSPASTSTSSFNLSLPHQHPFPEDVVLNVQRKLNDSLCRRNLLTYQQDDGTTPIPSCITGNPVDDCWRCDPNWSQNRQRLADCSIGFGQGTLGGKGGRFYLVTDSSDHDAANPTPGTLRHAVIQPEPLWIVFSSDMGIRLRHELIVGSYKTIDGRGANVQITGHGCLTVQQVSHVIIHNVHVHHCKPSGNTLVASSPTHVGFRGVSDGDGISVSASHHIWVDHCSLGYCSDGLIDVILASTAVTISNNYFHHHDEVMLLGHDDRYTADSGMQVTIAFNHFGEGLVQRMPRCRHGYIHVVNNDFTAWEMYAIGGSANPTINSQGNRYTAPINPNAKEVTKRVDTNEKHWGKWNWRTDGDVMVNGAFFVPSGDGVSLAYARATSLQAKAAGFIDQLTVNAGVFGDPSGRNGQGGGFPGITDGGGTITRGYSKGGPGGGGSSDSDGGLFSMIFGSNTNAAAAALRPRQVWSILFTIILIWYFSHHRR, from the exons ATGGTGGCTCATGAGAGGGTCCATATTCTTCAAAAACCAACATGCATTTGGATGATCTGGTTCTGCCTCTTGGTTTCTATCTCTCACCATGGAATATCATCTTATTCATTATCATCACCAGCATCAACCTCAACATCTTCTTTCAATCTTTCTCTCCCACACCAACACCCATTCCCTGAAGATGTTGTTCTTAATGTTCAAAG GAAGCTCAACGACTCCCTCTGCAGAAGAAACCTCCTCACTTACCAACAAGACGACGGCACGACGCCGATACCTTCCTGCATCACCGGAAACCCAGTCGACGACTGCTGGCGCTGCGACCCGAACTGGTCTCAAAACCGCCAGCGCCTCGCCGACTGCTCGATCGGCTTCGGACAAGGCACTCTCGGCGGCAAAGGCGGACGCTTTTACCTCGTCACCGACTCCTCCGACCACGACGCGGCGAACCCGACCCCCGGTACCCTCCGCCACGCCGTGATCCAGCCGGAGCCGCTCTGGATCGTCTTCTCCAGCGACATGGGGATCAGACTCAGACACGAGCTCATCGTCGGGAGCTACAAGACCATCGACGGACGCGGCGCGAACGTCCAGATCACCGGCCACGGGTGCCTCACGGTCCAGCAGGTGAGCCACGTCATCATCCACAACGTCCACGTCCACCACTGCAAACCCTCGGGGAACACTCTGGTCGCTTCTTCGCCGACGCACGTCGGGTTCCGAGGAGTCTCCGACGGAGACGGGATCTCCGTCTCCGCTTCGCATCACATTTGGGTCGATCACTGCTCTCTCGGATACTGTTCCGACGGACTCATCGACGTCATCCTTGCGTCAACAGCTGTTACGATCTCCAACAACTACTTTCATCACCACGACGAAGTTATGCTCTTAGGGCACGACGACCG GTATACGGCGGACTCGGGGATGCAAGTGACGATTGCATTCAATCATTTTGGAGAAGGGCTCGTGCAGAGGATGCCACGGTGTAGACATGGTTATATTCATGTGGTGAACAATGATTTCACTGCATGGGAGATGTATGCAATTGGTGGGAGTGCTAATCCTACGATCAATAGTCAGGGTAATCGTTACACTGCACCTATTAATCCCAATGCTAAAGag GTGACGAAACGAGTGGACACAAACGAGAAACATTGGGGAAAATGGAACTGGAGGACGGACGGCGACGTTATGGTTAACGGAGCGTTTTTCGTGCCGTCAGGTGATGGAGTCAGCCTAGCTTACGCCCGAGCCACTAGTCTTCAGGCAAAAGCGGCCGGATTCATTGACCAGCTAACGGTCAACGCCGGTGTTTTCGGCGATCCCAG TGGGAGAAACGGCCAAGGAGGAGGTTTTCCCGGAATCACTGACGGTGGTGGGACCATTACACGCGGTTACAGTAAAGGTGGACCCGGCGGTGGCGGCAGCAGCGACAGCGATGGTGGCCTTTTCTCAATGATATTCGGTAGTAATACAAATGCCGCGGCGGCAGCTTTGAGGCCGAGACAAGTCTGGTCGATTTTGTTCACTATTATATTAATTTGGTATTTTTCACACCATAGGAGATGA